One segment of Chelmon rostratus isolate fCheRos1 chromosome 17, fCheRos1.pri, whole genome shotgun sequence DNA contains the following:
- the LOC121620260 gene encoding myosin heavy chain, fast skeletal muscle-like produces the protein MSTDAEMEAYGSAAIYLRKPEKERIEAQNTPFDAKSAYFVTDADDMYVKGKLVKREGGKATVETVTGKTVTVKEDDIHPMNPPKFDKIEDMAMMTHLNEPAVLYNLKERFASWMIYTYSGLFCVVVNPYKWLPVYDAQVVGAYRGKKRIEAPPHIFSISDNAYQFMLTDRENQSVLITGESGAGKTVNTKRVIQYFATIAVAGAGKKSEQSAGKIQGSLEDQIIAANPLLEAYGNAKTVRNDNSSRFGKFIRIHFGSTGKLASADIETYLLEKSRVTFQLSAERSYHIFYQLMTGHKPELLEALLITTNPYDYPMISQGEITVKSINDVEEFIATDTAIDILGFTAEEKVAIYKLTGAVMHHGNMKFKQKQREEQGEPDGTEEADKIAYLMGLNSADMLKALCYPRVKVGNEMVTKGQTVPQVNNAVSALCKSVYEKMFLWMVIRINEMLDTKQPRQFFIGVLDIAGFEIFDFNSLEQLCINFTNEKLQQFFNHHMFVLEQEEYKKEGIDWEFIDFGMDLAACIELIEKPMGIFSILEEECMFPKATDTSFKNKLHDQHLGKTKAFEKPKPAKGKAEAHFSLVHYAGTVDYNITGWLDKNKDPLNDSVVQLYQKSANKLLAMLYATHASADDAAGGGGKKGGGKKKGGSFQTVSALFRENLGKLMTNLRSTHPHFVRCLIPNETKTPGLMENHLVIHQLRCNGVLEGIRICRKGFPSRILYGDFKQRYKVLNASVIPEGQFIDNKKASEKLLGSIDVDHTQYKFGHTKVFFKAGLLGTLEEMRDEKLAELVTMTQALCRGHLMRKEFVKMMERRDAIFTIQYNVRSFMNVKNWPWMHLYFKIKPLLKSAETEKELAQMKENYGKMQSDLAAALAKKKELEEKMVSLLQEKNDLQLQVASESENLSDAEERCEGLIKSKIQLEAKLKETTERLEDEEEINAELTAKKRKLEDECSELKKDIDDLELTLAKVEKEKHATENKVKNLTEEMASQDEAIAKLTKEKKALQEAHQQTLDDLQAEEDKVNTLTKAKTKLEQQVDDLEGSLEQEKKLRMDLERAKRKLEGDLKLAQESIMDLENDKQQSEEKLKKKDFETSQLLSKIEDEQSLGAQLQKKIKELQARIEELEEEIEAERAARAKVEKQRADLSRELEEISERLEEAGGATAAQIEMNKKREAEFQKLRRDLEESTLQHEATAAALRKKQADSVAELGEQIDNLQRVKQKLEKEKSEYKMEIDDLSSNMEAVAKAKANLEKMCRTLEDQLSEIKSKNDENVRQLNDMSAHRARLQTENGEFSRQLEEKEALISQLTRGKQAFTQQIEELKRHIEEEVKAKNALAHAVQSSRHDCDLLREQFEEEQEAKAELQRGMSKANSEVAQWRTKYETDAIQRTEELEEAKKKLAQRLQDAEESIEAVNSKCASLEKTKQRLQGEVEDLMIDVERANALAANLDKKQRNFDKVLAEWKQKYEEGQAELEGAQKEARSLSTELFKMKNSYEEALDQLETMKRENKNLQQEISDLTEQIGETGKSIHELEKAKKAVESEKAEIQTALEEAEGTLEHEESKILRVQLELNQIKGEVDRKLAEKDEEMEQIKRNSQRVMDSMQSTLDAEVRSRNDALRVKKKMEGDLNEMEIQLSHANRQAAEAQKQLRNVQGQLKDAQLHLDDAIRGQEDMKEQVAMVERRNGLMLAEIEELRAALEQTERGRKVAEQELIDASERVGLLHSQNTSLLNTKKKLESDFVQVQGEVDDAVQEARNAEEKAKKAITDAAMMAEELKKEQDTSAHLERMKKNLEVTVKDLQHRLDEAENLAMKGGKKQLQKLESRVRELESEVEGEQRRGADAVKGVRKYERRVKELTYQTEEDKKNVTRLQDLVDKLQLKVKAYKRQAEEAEEQANTHMSRLRKVQHELEEAQERADIAETQVNKLRAKSRDAGKGSDSAE, from the exons ATGAGCACAGACGCAGAGATGGAGGCCTATGGCTCCGCAGCCATTTACCTGCGGAAGCCTGAGAAGGAGAGGATTGAAGCTCAAAACACTCCATTTGATGCCAAATCAGCCTACTTTGTGACAGATGCTGATGACATGTATGTCAAGGGCAAACTTGTCAAGAGAGAGGGTGGCAAGGCAACAGTtgaaacagtgacaggaaaG ACCGTTACTGTAAAAGAGGATGACATCCATCCCATGAACCCTCCCAAGTTCGATAAGATTGAGGACATGGCAATGATGACCCACCTCAATGAGCCTGCTGTGTTGTATAACCTCAAAGAGCGTTTTGCATCATGGATGATCTAC ACTTACTCAGGCTTGTTCTGTGTCGTCGTGAACCCCTACAAGTGGCTTCCTGTGTACGATGCTCAGGTTGTCGGGGCATACAGAGGCAAGAAGAGGATTGAGGCACCACCCCacatcttctccatctctgaTAATGCCTACCAGTTCATGCTCACTG ATCGTGAGAACCAGTCTGTCCTTATCAC TGGAGAATCTGGTGCCGGAAAGACTGTCAACACCAAGCGTGTCATCCAGTACTTTGCAACAATTGCAGTGGCTGGAGCTGGCAAGAAATCAGAACAATCAGCTGGCAAAATACAG GGTTCGCTGGAAGATCAAATCATTGCAGCCAACCCTCTACTAGAGGCCTATGGTAATGCCAAGACTGTGAGGAATGACAACTCCTCTCGTTTT GGTAAATTCATCAGGATTCACTTTGGCTCTACTGGCAAGTTAGCCTCAGCTGATATTGAAACAT ATCTGCTGGAGAAGTCCCGTGTCACCTTCCAGTTGTCTGCTGAGAGGAGCTACCATATCTTCTATCAGCTGATGACTGGCCACAAGCCTGAGCTCCTGG AGGCCCTTCTGATCACCACCAACCCTTATGACTACCCAATGATCAGTCAGGGTGAAATCACTGTCAAAAGCATCAATGATGTGGAGGAGTTCATTGCAACTGAT ACTGCTATTGACATCTTGGGCTTCACTGCTGAAGAGAAGGTTGCCATCTACAAACTGACTGGCGCTGTGATGCATCATGGTAACATGAAATTCAAGCAGAAGCAGCGTGAGGAGCAGGGTGAACCTGATGGCACTGAGG AGGCTGATAAAATCGCCTACCTCATGGGCCTGAACTCAGCCGATATGCTTAAAGCTCTGTGCTACCCAAGAGTCAAGGTCGGAAATGAGATGGTCACCAAAGGTCAGACCGTGCCACAG GTCAACAATGCTGTCAGCGCTCTGTGCAAGTCCGTCTATGAGAAAATGTTCTTGTGGATGGTGATCCGTATCAATGAGATGCTGGACACAAAGCAGCCAAGACAGTTCTTCATTGGAGTGTTGGATATCGCTGGATTTGAGATCTTTGAT TTCAACAGCTTGGAGCAACTGTGCATCAACTTCACCAATGAGAAACTGCAACAGTTCTTCAACCACCACATGTTTGTTCTGGAGCAAGAGGAGTACAAGAAAGAAGGCATTGATTGGGAGTTCATTGACTTTGGTATGGACTTGGCTGCCTGCATTGAGCTTATTGAGAAG CCAATGGGCATCTTCTCCATCCTTGAAGAGGAGTGCATGTTCCCCAAAGCTACAGACACTTCTTTCAAGAACAAGCTGCATGATCAGCATCTTGGCAAGACCAAGGCCTTTGAGAAGCCAAAACCCGCAAAGGGCAAGGCTGAAGCTCACTTCTCTCTGGTTCACTATGCTGGTACAGTGGACTACAATATCACTGGCTGGCTGGACAAGAACAAGGACCCCCTGAATGACTCAGTTGTTCAGCTCTACCAGAagtctgcaaacaaactgctggCTATGCTGTATGCAACCCATGCTTCAGCTGATG ATGCTGCTGGTGGCGGCGGCAAGAAGGGTGGTGGAAAAAAGAAGGGTGGTTCCTTCCAGACTGTGTCTGCTCTTTTCAGG GAGAACTTGGGCAAGCTGATGACCAACTTGAGGAGCACCCATCCTCATTTTGTGCGTTGCCTGATTCCCAATGAAACAAAGACCCCag GTCTGATGGAGAACCATTTGGTCATCCACCAGCTGAGGTGTAACGGTGTGTTGGAAGGCATCAGAATCTGCAGAAAGGGCTTCCCCAGCAGAATCCTCTATGGTGACTTCAAGCAGAG ATACAAAGTATTGAATGCCAGCGTCATCCCTGAGGGACAGTTCATTGACAACAAGAAAGCGTCTGAGAAGCTGCTGGGTTCCATTGATGTGGACCACACTCAGTACAAGTTTGGACACACAAAG GTGTTCTTCAAAGCTGGTCTTCTGGGTACcctggaggagatgagagatgagaaaCTGGCTGAGCTGGTGACCATGACTCAGGCTCTCTGCAGAGGACATCTCATGAGGAAAGAGTTTGTTAAAATGATGGAGAGGAG aGATGCAATCTTCACCATCCAGTACAATGTCCGCTCATTCATGAATGTGAAGAACTGGCCATGGATGCATCTGTACTTCAAGATCAAGCCTCTTCTGAAGAGTGCTGAGACTGAGAAGGAGCTGGCTCAAATGAAAGAGAACTATGGCAAGATGCAATCAGACCTGGCTGCTGCCCTGGCCAAGAAGAAGGAACTGGAGGAAAAGATGGTTTCCTTGCTGCAGGAAAAGAATGACCTGCAACTCCAAGTGGCATCT GAAAGTGAGAACCTCTCCGATGCTGAGGAAAGGTGTGAAGGGCTCATTAAGAGCAAGATCCAGCTCGAGGCCAAACTCAAAGAGACAACTGAGAGactggaggatgaagaggaaatcAATGCTGAGCTGACTGCcaagaagaggaagctggaggatgAATGCTCTGAGCTGAAGAAAGACATTGATGACTTGGAGCTCACCTTGGCTAaagtggagaaggagaaacatgCCACAGAAAACAAG GTTAAAAACCTGACAGAGGAGATGGCATCTCAAGATGAGGCCATTGCCAAGTTAACCAAGGAGAAGAAAGCCCTCCAAGAGGCCCACCAGCAAACACTTGATgatctccaggcagaggaagacaaagtcAACACTCTGACCAAGGCCAAGACAAAGCTGGAGCAGCAAGTGGATGAT CTTGAAGGATCACTGGAGCAAGAGAAGAAGCTCCGTATGGACCTTGAGAGAGCCAAGAGGAAGCTTGAAGGAGACCTGAAACTGGCCCAGGAATCCATAATGGATCTGGAGAATGACAAACAGCAGTCTGAGGAAAAACTCAAGAA GAAAGACTTTGAGACCAGCCAGCTCCTCAGCAAGATTGAGGATGAACAATCTCTTGGTGCTCAGCTTCAGAAGAAGATCAAGGAACTCCAG GCTCGAATTgaggagctggaagaggagATTGAGGCTGAGAGGGCTGCTCGTGCTAAGGTTGAGAAGCAGAGGGCTGACCTCTCCAGGGAGCTTGAGGAGATCAGTGAGAGGCTTGAAGAAGCTGGTGGAGCAACAGCTGCTCAGATTGAGATGAACAAGAAGCGTGAGGCTGAGTTCCAGAAGCTGCGTCGTGATCTTGAGGAGTCAACCCTGCAGCATGAAGCTACCGCAGCAGCCCTCCGCAAGAAGCAGGCTGACAGTGTTGCAGAGCTGGGAGAGCAGATCGACAACCTCCAGCGTGTCAAGCagaagctggagaaggagaagagcgAGTACAAGATGGAGATTGATGACCTCTCCAGCAACATGGAAGCTGTTGCTAAAGCTAAG GCCAATctggagaaaatgtgcagaactCTTGAGGACCAGTTGAGTGAAATCAAATCCAAAAATGACGAGAACGTCCGCCAGCTAAATGACATGAGTGCACATAGGGCAAGACTGCAAACAGAGAACG GTGAGTTTTCTcgccagctggaggagaaggaggctcTTATTTCCCAGCTGACCAGGGGCAAACAGGCCTTCACTCAGCAGATTGAAGAGCTTAAGAGACATATTGAGGAGGAAGTAAAG GCCAAGAACGCCCTGGCCCATGCTGTTCAATCATCCCGCCATGATTGTGATCTGCTCAGAGAGCAgtttgaggaggagcaggaggccaaggctgagctgcagagaggaatgTCCAAGGCCAACAGTGAGGTGGCTCAATGGAGAACCAAATATGAGACCGATGCTATCCAGCGcactgaggagctggaggaggcaaA GAAAAAGCTTGCCCAGCGTCTGCAGGATGCTGAGGAATCCATTGAGGCTGTGAACTCCAAGTGCGCCTCTTTGGAGAAGACCaagcagaggctgcagggtgAGGTTGAGGACCTCATGATTGATGTGGAGAGAGCAAATGCTCTGGCTGCCAACCTTGATAAGAAGCAGAGAAACTTTGATAAG GTCCTGGCAGAATGGAAACAGAAGTATGAGGAGGGCCAGGCTGAGCTGGAAGGAGCTCAGAAGGAGGCTCGCTCTCTCAGCACTGAGCTGTTCAAGATGAAGAACTCTTATGAGGAGgctctggatcagctggagaccatgaagagagagaacaagaacCTGCAGC AGGAGATCTCAGATCTGACTGAACAGATTGGTGAGACTGGAAAAAGCATCCATGAGCTGGAGAAAGCCAAGAAGGCTGTTGAAAGTGAGAAGGCTGAAATTCAGACTGCCCTGGAAGAGGCAGAG GGTACACTGGAGCATGAAGAGTCCAAGATTCTCCGTGTTCAGCTTGAGCTCAACCAGATCAAAGGTGAGGTTGACAGGAAGCTGGCAGAGAAGGACGAGGAGATGGAGCAGATCAAGAGGAACAGCCAGAGGGTCATGGACTCCATGCAGAGCACACTTGACGCTGAGGTCAGGAGCAGGAATGATGCCCTGAGAGTCAAGAAGAAGATGGAAGGAGACCTGAATGAGATGGAGATTCAGCTGAGCCATGCCAACAGACAGGCTGCTGAGGCCCAGAAACAACTGAGAAACGTCCAGGGACAGCTCAAG GATGCACAACTACACCTTGATGATGCTatcagaggacaggaggacatgAAGGAGCAGGTTGCCATGGTGGAGCGTAGAAACGGCCTGATGCTGGCTGAGATTGAAGAGCTGAGAGCCGCTctggagcagacagagagaggacgcAAAGTGGCTGAGCAGGAGCTGATTGATGCTAGTGAGCGTGTCGGACTGCTTCACTCTCAG AACACCAGTCTTCTGAACACCAAGAAGAAGCTGGAGTCTGACTTTGTCCAGGTTCAGGGTGAAGTGGATGATGCTGTTCAGGAAGCAAGAAATGCCGAGGAGAAAGCCAAAAAGGCTATCACTGAT GCTGCCATGATGgctgaggagctgaagaaggagcaggACACCAGTGCTCACCttgagaggatgaagaagaaccTGGAGGTCACGGTCAAGGACCTGCAGCACCGTCTGGATGAGGCTGAGAACCTCGCCATGAAGGGTGGCAAGAAGCAGCTCCAGAAACTGGAGTCCAGG GTGCGTGAGCTGGAGTCTGAAGTTGAAGGAGAGCAGAGACGTGGAGCTGATGCTGTGAAGGGAGTCCGCAAATATGAGAGAAGAGTTAAGGAGCTGACCTACCAG ACTGAGGAGGACAAGAAGAATGTGACCAGACTTCAGGATCTGGTGGAcaagctgcagctcaaagtcaAAGCTTACAAGAGACAGGCTGAGGAGGCT gaggagcaggccaACACTCACATGTCCAGGCTGAGAAAGGTCCAGCATGAGCTGGAGGAAGCTCAAGAGCGTGCTGACATTGCTGAGACACAGGTCAACAAGCTGAGAGCCAAGAGCCGTGATGCTGgaaag GGAAGTGACTCTGCGGAATGA
- the LOC121620390 gene encoding uncharacterized protein LOC121620390, producing MDDQRCSLPQILSTKTESTAKKDHSASGLGPPRSSSFSPSSDIERPKSKDKASPKQVLTAANQEDFLSLMSHSQRGRMDEQRCVLTVSPQSTPKHKPTESTVPKGPDSEKFFSLLANSQGRRLDDQRVSLPTLPGIQNGGTTSKSSATEMDASYLCYMVSKVQGSRMDEQRCSAPQIFQNLGTPSTQRKDQPISDASNKSPQKSTALNRTKPDQHQQEASPAEQQQFLKMISHAQSGRMDEQRCSLQPSRSTPVTPTHNGSALNNVPTGADADAFFKIISSSQARRLDDQRVALPTLPGISGNTERKENGRNRKAESPASPPHITVAESTPTTARKDGKAYAECGSPRAIPKSASFTPETEYQKKQNAPAQMTVRVSMSFTPQQGQKNINQPCGFPEVFLTLGAPGDNLVIPLSPAPGRPLSFNLNLVPKEDVKSRHCSPSHTSPRKAHSRPSSPNPGATGEAHAETSWSLDQGKFVSSHISPDDDCFSLIEKVHTAQLQKGMAQGGQKCKGEQGKGKGGGKKDRKDGGSRQ from the exons ATGGATGACCAAAGGTGCTCTTTACCCCAAATTCTAAGCACAAAGACAGAGTCTACAGCAAAAAAGGATCATTCTGCCTCTGGTCTCGGCCCTCCACGTTCATCGTCTTTCAGCCCCAGCTCAGACATAGAACGACCAAAGAGTAAAGATAAAGCATCTCCAAAACAG GTCTTGACTGCAGCTAATCAGGAAGATTTCTTGTCCTTGATGAGTCATTCCCAGCGTGGACGAATGGATGAACAGCGATGTGTCTTAACTGTTAGTCCCCAGTCCACACCCAAACACAAGCCCACTGAGAGCACCGTGCCCAAAG GTCCAGATTCTGAAAAGTTCTTCAGCCTTCTGGCCAACTCTCAGGGCAGACGGCTTGATGACCAGCGGGTGTCTCTTCCCACATTGCCAGGGATACAGAATGGAGGGACCACATCAAAATCTTCTGCTACAGAGATGGATGCAAGCTACTTATGTTACATGGTCTCCAAAGTCCAG GGCTCAAGGATGGATGAACAGAGGTGTTCTGCACCCCAGATTTTCCAGAATCTGGGTACCCCATCTACTCAGCGCAAAGATCAGCCCATTTCAGACGCATCTAATAAATCTCCCCAGAAGTCTACCGCCTTAAACCGCACCAAACCTGACCAACATCAGCAG GAGGCATCTccagctgaacagcagcagttcCTTAAAATGATAAGTCATGCACAAAGTGGACGTATGGATGAGCAACGTTGCTCTTTACAACCCAGCAGAAGCACACCTGTTACACCCACACACAATGGAAGCGCTTTAAACAATGTACCCACAG GTGCAGATGCTGACGCATTCTTCAAAATCATTTCCTCCAGTCAGGCACGACGGCTCGACGATCAGCGTGTTGCACTCCCTACCCTGCCAGGGATAAGTGGgaatacagaaagaaaagagaatggTAGAAATAGAAAGGCTGAAAGCCCT GCTTCTCCACCACACATCACTGTGGCTGAAAGCACACCAACAACAGCAAGGAAAGACGGGAAAGCTTACGCAGAATGTGGCTCCCCCAGAGCCATCCCCAAATCTGCTTCATTCACCCCGGAGACTGAATATCAGAAGAAGCAAAATGCCCCAGCACAG ATGACAGTGAGAGTGTCCATGAGCTTCACACCACAGCAG GGACAGAAGAATATCAACCAACCATGTGGATTCCCAGAAGTCTTTCTCACTCTTGGAGCCCCTGGAGATAACCTTGTGATTCCTCTGAGCCCAGCACCGGGCAGACCTTTGTCCTTCAACTTAAACCTTGTACCCAAAGAAGACGTTAAGTCCAGGCACTGCTCTCCAAGCCACACAAGTCCGAGAAAGGCCCACTCAAGGCCATCATCTCCCAACCCAGGAGCAACCGGTGAAGCACATGCTGAAACATCATGGTCACTTGATCAGGGGAAGTTTGTGAGCAGCCATATCAGTCCAGATGATGACTGCTTCTCTCTGATTGAGAAGGTTCACACAGCCCAGCTGCAGAAGGGGATGGCTCAAGGAGGACAAAAATGTAAAGGGGAGCAAGGAAAGGGAAAGGGGggtggaaagaaagacaggaaggatGGTGGCAGTAGACAATAG